One segment of Vulpes lagopus strain Blue_001 chromosome 8, ASM1834538v1, whole genome shotgun sequence DNA contains the following:
- the MSRB2 gene encoding methionine-R-sulfoxide reductase B2, mitochondrial isoform X2, with translation MARLLRALRGFPLGDALLRAVGSRAGGGGSAAGHGDAGSLTKHELPLTKSEWQKKLTPEQFYVTREKGTEPQLQDGECLHSSEKKYCSGTGWPAFSEAHGTSGSDERDTGILRRVDTSLGLTRTEVVCKQCEAHLGHVFPDGPGPSGQRFCINSVALKFKPRKH, from the exons ATGGCGCGCCTGCTCCGCGCCCTCCGGGGATTTCCCCTTGGAGACGCGCTCCTGCGGGCGGTGGGGAGCCGCGCTGGTGGCGGCGGCTCAGCGGCCGGTCACGGGGACGCAG GGTCTCTCACAAAGCATGAGCTGCCTCTTACCAAGAGTGAATGGCAAAAGAAGCTGACTCCAGAGCAATTCTATGttacaagagaaaaaggaacagaacca CAGCTGCAGGATGGTGAATGTCTTCACAGTTCCGAGAAAAAGTACTGCTCCGGCACTGGATGGCCTGCATTTTCGGAGGCACACGGGACATCTGGCTCTGATGAAAGGGACACGGGGATCCTGAGACGTGTGGACACCTCATTAGGATTAACTCGCACCGAGGTTGTCTGCAAGCAG TGTGAAGCCCACCTTGGCCATGTGTTTCCTGATGGACCTGGGCCTAGTGGTCAGAGGTTTTGCATTAACAGTGTGGCACTGAAGTTCAAACCAAGGAAACACTGA
- the MSRB2 gene encoding methionine-R-sulfoxide reductase B2, mitochondrial isoform X1, producing MARLLRALRGFPLGDALLRAVGSRAGGGGSAAGHGDAGSLTKHELPLTKSEWQKKLTPEQFYVTREKGTEPPFSGVYLNNKESGMYHCVCCDSPLFSSEKKYCSGTGWPAFSEAHGTSGSDERDTGILRRVDTSLGLTRTEVVCKQCEAHLGHVFPDGPGPSGQRFCINSVALKFKPRKH from the exons ATGGCGCGCCTGCTCCGCGCCCTCCGGGGATTTCCCCTTGGAGACGCGCTCCTGCGGGCGGTGGGGAGCCGCGCTGGTGGCGGCGGCTCAGCGGCCGGTCACGGGGACGCAG GGTCTCTCACAAAGCATGAGCTGCCTCTTACCAAGAGTGAATGGCAAAAGAAGCTGACTCCAGAGCAATTCTATGttacaagagaaaaaggaacagaacca CCTTTCAGTGGGGTCTATCTGAATAACAAGGAATCAGGAATGTATCACTGTGTGTGCTGTGACAGCCCACTCTTCAG TTCCGAGAAAAAGTACTGCTCCGGCACTGGATGGCCTGCATTTTCGGAGGCACACGGGACATCTGGCTCTGATGAAAGGGACACGGGGATCCTGAGACGTGTGGACACCTCATTAGGATTAACTCGCACCGAGGTTGTCTGCAAGCAG TGTGAAGCCCACCTTGGCCATGTGTTTCCTGATGGACCTGGGCCTAGTGGTCAGAGGTTTTGCATTAACAGTGTGGCACTGAAGTTCAAACCAAGGAAACACTGA
- the MSRB2 gene encoding methionine-R-sulfoxide reductase B2, mitochondrial isoform X3, with protein sequence MARLLRALRGFPLGDALLRAVGSRAGGGGSAAGHGDAGSLTKHELPLTKSEWQKKLTPEQFYVTREKGTEPLQDGECLHSSEKKYCSGTGWPAFSEAHGTSGSDERDTGILRRVDTSLGLTRTEVVCKQCEAHLGHVFPDGPGPSGQRFCINSVALKFKPRKH encoded by the exons ATGGCGCGCCTGCTCCGCGCCCTCCGGGGATTTCCCCTTGGAGACGCGCTCCTGCGGGCGGTGGGGAGCCGCGCTGGTGGCGGCGGCTCAGCGGCCGGTCACGGGGACGCAG GGTCTCTCACAAAGCATGAGCTGCCTCTTACCAAGAGTGAATGGCAAAAGAAGCTGACTCCAGAGCAATTCTATGttacaagagaaaaaggaacagaacca CTGCAGGATGGTGAATGTCTTCACAGTTCCGAGAAAAAGTACTGCTCCGGCACTGGATGGCCTGCATTTTCGGAGGCACACGGGACATCTGGCTCTGATGAAAGGGACACGGGGATCCTGAGACGTGTGGACACCTCATTAGGATTAACTCGCACCGAGGTTGTCTGCAAGCAG TGTGAAGCCCACCTTGGCCATGTGTTTCCTGATGGACCTGGGCCTAGTGGTCAGAGGTTTTGCATTAACAGTGTGGCACTGAAGTTCAAACCAAGGAAACACTGA